One Athene noctua chromosome 30, bAthNoc1.hap1.1, whole genome shotgun sequence genomic region harbors:
- the ARF3 gene encoding ADP-ribosylation factor 3: protein MGNIFGNLLKSLIGKKEMRILMVGLDAAGKTTILYKLKLGEIVTTIPTIGFNVETVEYKNISFTVWDVGGQDKIRPLWRHYFQNTQGLIFVVDSNDRERVNEAREELMRMLAEDELRDAVLLVFANKQDLPNAMNAAEITDKLGLHSLRHRNWYIQATCATSGDGLYEGLDWLANQLKNKK, encoded by the exons ATGGGCAACATCTTCGGGAACCTGCTGAAGAGCCTCATCGGGAAGAAGGAGATGCGGATCCTGATGGTGGGGCTGGACGCCGCCGGCAAGACCACGATCCTCTACAAGCTGAAGCTGGGGGAGATCGTCACCACCATCCCCACCATCG GGTTCAACGTGGAGACGGTGGAGTACAAGAACATCAGCTTCACCGTGTGGGACGTGGGCGGGCAGGACAAGATCCGGCCCCTGTGGCGGCATTATTTCCAAAACACCCAGG GGCTGATCTTCGTGGTGGACAGTAACGACCGGGAGCGGGTGAACGAGGCGCGGGAGGAGCTGATGCGGATGCTGGCGGAGGACGAGCTGCGGGACGCCGTCCTCCTCGTCTTCGCCAACAAGCAG GACTTGCCCAACGCCATGAACGCGGCCGAGATCACGGACAAGCTGGGGCTCCACTCCCTGCGCCACCGTAACTGGTACATCCAGGCCACGTGTGCCACCAGCGGGGACGGGCTCTACGAGGGCCTCGACTGGCTCGCCAACCAGCTCAAGAACAAGAAGTGa